From Pandoraea vervacti, the proteins below share one genomic window:
- a CDS encoding MFS transporter: protein MNHPRTVDVPAYINAQRFSGYQWLVLILCFFIVAIDGFDTAAIGYIAPSLVAQWHIDKGSLGPVLSAALFGLAGGAIFAGPMADKIGRKTVLVLSVVFFGIASLATAFAQDLQTLTVLRFLTGLGLGAAMPNAVTLISEYAPQARRAVIVNTMFCGFPLGASVGGFVASWLIPHFGWHSVLVLGGVLPLALSVLLILCLPESVKFLVVKQKPVARVRRILSRIAGESFDGVDTFTVNEAAPQRAGSAVGVVLSKQYGFGSLMLWVTYFMGLVIFYLLTSWMPILFKDAGFTIERAALITALFPLGGGIGTILSGWLMDKFNAQKVVALGYALTAVLVYAVGQAIGNIGMLVTLIFLAGTAMNGAQSSMPSLAAMFYPTQGRATGVAWMLGIGRFGGIAGALLGAELVRRHLGFSATFSLLAIPAVIATLALLAKNAWERARGDLPAQNAGDARNSAAMH, encoded by the coding sequence ATGAATCATCCGCGCACGGTGGACGTGCCCGCCTACATCAACGCACAGCGGTTTTCCGGCTATCAATGGCTGGTGCTGATTCTGTGTTTCTTCATTGTGGCCATCGACGGCTTCGATACGGCCGCCATCGGCTACATCGCACCCTCGCTCGTGGCGCAGTGGCACATCGACAAGGGATCGCTCGGCCCGGTGCTCTCCGCTGCGCTCTTCGGTCTGGCGGGCGGGGCGATCTTCGCCGGTCCGATGGCCGACAAGATCGGACGCAAGACGGTGCTGGTCCTGTCCGTCGTGTTCTTTGGCATCGCAAGCCTCGCCACCGCCTTCGCCCAGGATTTGCAGACGCTCACGGTGCTGCGTTTTCTGACAGGCCTCGGGCTGGGCGCCGCCATGCCCAACGCCGTGACGCTGATCTCGGAGTACGCGCCGCAAGCGCGTCGCGCCGTGATCGTCAACACGATGTTCTGTGGGTTCCCGCTCGGCGCGTCGGTCGGCGGTTTCGTCGCTTCGTGGCTGATCCCGCACTTCGGCTGGCACAGCGTGCTGGTGCTCGGCGGCGTGTTGCCGCTGGCGCTGTCGGTGCTGCTGATCCTGTGCTTGCCTGAGTCGGTGAAGTTCCTCGTCGTCAAGCAAAAGCCGGTGGCTCGTGTGCGTCGCATTCTCTCGCGCATCGCGGGCGAATCGTTCGACGGCGTCGACACGTTCACGGTGAACGAGGCAGCGCCGCAACGCGCCGGCTCGGCGGTGGGCGTGGTGCTCTCGAAGCAGTACGGTTTCGGTTCGCTGATGCTCTGGGTGACGTACTTCATGGGCCTCGTGATCTTCTATCTGCTCACGAGCTGGATGCCGATCCTGTTCAAGGATGCCGGCTTTACCATCGAACGCGCGGCCCTGATTACGGCGCTGTTCCCGCTTGGCGGCGGCATCGGCACGATTCTCTCGGGCTGGCTGATGGACAAGTTCAACGCCCAGAAGGTGGTGGCGCTGGGCTATGCGCTCACCGCCGTGCTCGTGTATGCCGTGGGACAGGCGATCGGCAACATCGGCATGCTCGTCACGCTGATCTTCCTCGCAGGTACGGCGATGAACGGCGCGCAGTCGTCGATGCCCTCGCTTGCCGCCATGTTCTACCCGACCCAGGGGCGTGCGACCGGCGTGGCTTGGATGCTGGGTATCGGACGTTTCGGCGGGATCGCGGGCGCGCTGCTCGGGGCGGAACTCGTGCGACGCCATCTGGGCTTTTCCGCGACGTTCTCGCTGCTGGCGATTCCGGCCGTGATTGCGACGCTCGCGTTGCTCGCCAAAAATGCGTGGGAGCGCGCCCGCGGCGACCTTCCGGCACAGAACGCCGGCGACGCGCGCAACTCGGCCGCGATGCACTGA
- the pcaQ gene encoding pca operon transcription factor PcaQ — MERHLLDGRIKLRHLQCLLAVAQHGSLQRAAEALSITQPAVSKTIAELEGLLGVRLFDRGRNGARPTAQAELFLRHAGASVSALRQGIDVLSRAVGQTGGVIEIAVLPTLAAAMMPGVLEAFRREWPGIVVQVHTGANQQLLTQLKSGQVALALGRMSDPQGMAGLTFEHLCATPLCVVVRPGHPLVQQRSVSMADIANFHVVLPPHGTILRHTADSFLRAHGVGTLDDYSELLSMSLARAMTLRDDVVWIASEITVQDDLADAALCALPFATQGTEESIGILWRNDTVPTPPEQTLISAMREAARVRYGTPGLR; from the coding sequence ATGGAAAGACACCTACTCGACGGACGGATCAAGCTGCGCCATTTGCAGTGCCTGCTGGCGGTCGCCCAGCACGGCAGCCTGCAGCGCGCCGCGGAAGCGCTGTCCATTACGCAGCCGGCCGTGAGCAAGACCATTGCCGAACTCGAAGGCCTGCTGGGCGTGCGACTGTTCGACCGGGGTCGCAACGGCGCGCGTCCCACAGCGCAGGCCGAACTCTTCCTGCGGCATGCCGGGGCGAGCGTGAGCGCACTGCGCCAGGGTATCGACGTGCTCTCGCGGGCCGTCGGGCAGACCGGCGGCGTGATCGAGATCGCCGTGCTGCCAACACTGGCCGCCGCGATGATGCCCGGCGTACTCGAAGCCTTCCGACGCGAATGGCCCGGCATCGTGGTGCAGGTGCATACCGGCGCGAACCAGCAATTGCTCACGCAGTTGAAGTCCGGTCAGGTGGCGCTGGCGCTGGGCCGCATGTCCGATCCGCAGGGCATGGCCGGCCTCACGTTCGAGCATCTGTGCGCCACGCCGTTGTGCGTGGTGGTGCGCCCCGGGCATCCGCTCGTGCAGCAGCGCAGCGTGTCGATGGCCGACATCGCCAACTTCCATGTGGTGTTGCCGCCGCACGGCACGATCCTGCGCCATACGGCGGACAGCTTTCTTCGCGCACATGGCGTGGGCACGCTCGACGACTATTCCGAACTGCTCTCGATGTCGCTCGCGCGCGCCATGACGCTGCGCGACGACGTCGTGTGGATCGCCTCCGAGATCACCGTGCAGGATGACCTTGCCGATGCGGCGCTGTGCGCGCTGCCGTTTGCCACCCAGGGCACCGAAGAATCGATCGGCATTCTGTGGCGCAACGACACGGTCCCCACCCCGCCGGAACAGACGCTCATCAGCGCCATGCGCGAAGCCGCGCGGGTGCGCTACGGCACGCCCGGTCTGCGATGA
- the pcaG gene encoding protocatechuate 3,4-dioxygenase subunit alpha, giving the protein MSDYKQTPSQTVGPYFAYGLSPEQYLYDFKSAFTPVVASDRAEGERIRLVGQVIDGAGNPINDALIEIVQADANGRYVETAEDIERTGFAGAARCGTGTDAENRFVIETVKPGVAVPGDAPRIDVILTMRGLLNHLFTRIYFEDEAAANAADPVLQQVPAERRHTLVARREVDGGRVTYRFDIRMQGDEETVFLDL; this is encoded by the coding sequence ATGTCAGATTACAAGCAAACGCCGTCGCAGACCGTCGGCCCGTACTTCGCTTATGGCCTGTCGCCGGAGCAGTACCTCTACGACTTCAAGAGTGCATTCACGCCGGTGGTCGCGTCCGATCGCGCCGAAGGCGAGCGCATCCGCCTGGTGGGTCAGGTGATCGATGGCGCGGGCAACCCGATCAACGATGCCCTCATCGAAATCGTGCAGGCGGACGCCAATGGCCGCTATGTCGAGACCGCCGAGGATATCGAGCGCACCGGTTTCGCTGGCGCCGCTCGCTGCGGCACCGGCACCGACGCCGAAAACCGCTTCGTCATCGAGACGGTCAAGCCGGGTGTGGCCGTGCCGGGCGACGCCCCGCGCATCGACGTCATTCTGACGATGCGGGGCTTGCTCAATCATCTGTTTACGCGTATCTATTTCGAAGACGAGGCAGCGGCCAATGCGGCCGACCCCGTGCTGCAACAAGTGCCCGCCGAGCGTCGCCACACGCTGGTGGCTCGCCGCGAGGTGGATGGCGGGCGCGTGACGTACCGGTTCGACATCCGCATGCAGGGCGACGAGGAGACGGTATTCCTGGACCTCTGA
- the pcaC gene encoding 4-carboxymuconolactone decarboxylase — MNDQERYDNGMQVRRSVLGDAHVDRTLTRRNEFNDDFQNFITRFAWGDIWTRPGLTRHTRSLITLSLLIALNRGDEFRMHVRAAFNNGVTRDEMKELFMHAALYAGLPAANQAIHDAEKVFAEMEAADPGSTTRAPANRPNRPDDAQD, encoded by the coding sequence ATGAACGATCAGGAACGCTACGACAACGGCATGCAGGTGCGACGCAGCGTGCTCGGCGACGCACACGTCGACCGTACGCTCACACGCCGCAACGAATTCAACGACGACTTCCAGAACTTCATCACACGCTTCGCGTGGGGCGACATCTGGACCCGCCCGGGTCTCACCCGTCACACGCGCAGCCTGATCACGCTGTCGCTGCTGATCGCGCTCAATCGCGGCGACGAATTCCGCATGCACGTGCGAGCGGCGTTCAACAACGGCGTGACGCGTGACGAGATGAAGGAACTGTTCATGCACGCCGCGTTGTACGCCGGTCTGCCGGCCGCCAACCAGGCGATTCACGACGCCGAAAAGGTCTTCGCCGAGATGGAAGCCGCCGATCCCGGCTCGACGACACGCGCGCCGGCGAACCGACCGAACCGGCCAGACGATGCCCAGGATTGA
- the pcaH gene encoding protocatechuate 3,4-dioxygenase subunit beta: MSKTTTVLRPRDWDSHPKLIDSGYKSTALRGPKQLLVPVKQNLADLRSPVYGNGIIGALDGDLTRNAVRNGEPLGERMIVTGRVLDEGGRPVPNTLVELWQANACGRYVHKVDQHDAPLDPNFLGAGRALTDAEGRYKFLTIKPGAYPWKNHHNAWRPQHLHFSVFGHYFATRLVTQMYFPGDPLLAYDPIFQATPAQARERLIARFSMDITEPEYALGYEFDIVLRGADQTPMES; encoded by the coding sequence ATGTCGAAAACGACAACCGTCCTGCGCCCGCGCGATTGGGATTCGCATCCCAAGCTCATCGACAGCGGGTACAAGTCCACGGCGCTGCGCGGCCCCAAACAATTGCTCGTGCCCGTGAAGCAGAACCTCGCGGATCTGCGCTCGCCGGTGTATGGCAACGGCATCATCGGCGCGCTCGACGGCGACCTCACGCGCAATGCCGTTCGCAACGGCGAGCCGCTTGGCGAGCGCATGATCGTGACGGGCCGGGTGCTCGACGAAGGCGGTCGTCCGGTACCGAACACGCTCGTCGAACTCTGGCAGGCGAACGCCTGCGGGCGTTACGTTCACAAGGTCGATCAGCATGACGCGCCGCTCGACCCGAACTTCCTCGGGGCGGGCCGTGCGCTCACCGATGCCGAAGGTCGCTACAAATTCCTGACGATCAAGCCGGGCGCGTACCCGTGGAAGAATCACCACAACGCTTGGCGTCCGCAGCATCTGCACTTCTCGGTGTTCGGTCATTACTTCGCGACCCGACTGGTCACGCAGATGTACTTCCCGGGCGATCCGCTCCTCGCTTACGATCCGATCTTCCAGGCGACCCCCGCGCAAGCGCGTGAGCGCCTGATTGCGCGCTTCTCGATGGACATTACCGAGCCGGAGTACGCACTGGGTTACGAATTCGACATCGTGCTGCGCGGTGCCGACCAAACGCCGATGGAGTCCTGA
- a CDS encoding 3-carboxy-cis,cis-muconate cycloisomerase translates to MTELLDSLLRGAAVTARFSRDATLQGMLDFEVALAAAEAEAGLIPAAAVAPITTAARAGELDWTALRDDAARAGNLAIPLVKQLTARVKTLDADAARFVHWGATSQDAIDTGLILQVRGALDDLGADLDTLIRRLAAQVREHRATVMIGRTWLQHALPITFGLKLAGTLDALLRARADLANVREQVLYVQFGGAAGTLASLGDKGPTVAAALARRLGLSEAGTPWHGQRDRVVRVGSWAASLTGTLGKFARDTALLTQTEVGEIAEASGAGRGGSSTMPHKRNPVGCAAILAAAARTPQLVATLFGAMQQDHERGLGTWHAEWETLPELLMLCGGALATACALVEDWTVDTERMRANLDVTHGLIMAEAVTMALGESMGRLDAHRLVEARCRDALAQHRHLLDVLREDTDITRRLSADALARLTDPQHYLGAADTFVSRVLALADAAVPPSPTGRTPQ, encoded by the coding sequence ATGACGGAACTGCTTGACTCCTTGCTGCGCGGCGCTGCCGTGACGGCGCGTTTTTCTCGCGACGCCACGCTCCAGGGCATGCTCGACTTCGAGGTGGCGCTCGCTGCCGCCGAAGCCGAAGCCGGTCTGATCCCCGCTGCCGCCGTCGCTCCGATTACCACTGCTGCACGCGCTGGCGAACTCGACTGGACCGCTCTGCGCGACGACGCCGCCCGTGCGGGTAATCTCGCCATTCCTCTGGTCAAGCAACTTACCGCCCGCGTGAAGACGCTCGATGCCGACGCAGCGCGTTTCGTCCATTGGGGCGCGACGAGTCAGGACGCCATCGACACCGGTCTGATCCTGCAAGTTCGCGGCGCGCTCGACGACCTCGGCGCCGATCTCGACACGCTGATTCGTCGACTTGCCGCGCAAGTCCGCGAGCATCGCGCCACCGTGATGATCGGCCGGACCTGGCTTCAACATGCGCTGCCGATTACGTTCGGCCTGAAACTGGCGGGCACGCTCGACGCCTTGCTGCGCGCGCGCGCCGATCTCGCCAACGTGCGCGAACAGGTGCTGTACGTGCAGTTCGGCGGCGCGGCGGGCACGCTCGCGTCGCTCGGCGATAAGGGCCCCACCGTGGCGGCGGCGCTGGCGCGTCGCCTTGGACTCTCGGAGGCCGGCACACCGTGGCACGGCCAGCGCGATCGCGTCGTGCGCGTGGGCAGTTGGGCGGCCTCGCTCACCGGCACGCTCGGCAAGTTCGCGCGCGACACGGCATTGCTCACGCAAACGGAAGTGGGCGAGATTGCGGAAGCATCCGGGGCGGGACGCGGCGGGTCGTCGACCATGCCGCACAAGCGCAACCCGGTCGGCTGCGCAGCGATCCTGGCCGCTGCGGCGCGCACACCGCAACTCGTCGCGACCCTGTTCGGCGCCATGCAACAGGACCACGAGCGCGGGCTGGGCACGTGGCACGCCGAATGGGAGACATTGCCCGAGCTGCTCATGCTGTGCGGCGGTGCGCTCGCCACCGCATGCGCGCTGGTCGAGGACTGGACCGTGGACACCGAGCGCATGCGTGCGAATCTCGATGTGACGCACGGCCTCATCATGGCCGAAGCCGTGACGATGGCCCTGGGCGAGTCGATGGGGCGTCTCGACGCGCACCGACTTGTCGAAGCGCGTTGCCGCGACGCGCTGGCGCAGCATCGCCATCTGCTCGACGTTCTGCGTGAAGACACCGACATCACCCGCCGGCTTTCCGCTGACGCGCTGGCGCGTCTGACGGACCCCCAACACTACCTTGGCGCTGCCGACACGTTCGTGAGCCGTGTGCTCGCGCTTGCCGACGCCGCAGTGCCGCCCTCCCCAACTGGCAGGACACCCCAATGA
- a CDS encoding helix-turn-helix domain-containing protein, with product MSGASSRLRAARETIPEFSLYGELTETDSADFVHIEWIETRSRLYDWHIDTHRHLGLFQVLAIFEGTVEANVDDATWEVEGPAVITVHPSAVHNFRFSRGAHGFVLTMAQSVPFDAAIGADADMTSLLRKPWLFALADAPQTRDRLYTLLGLIMDEFSRPQLGHAEMVGWLTRSVLLLLARLHAHHDSATRTGRTELDLFARFRALVETHYTEAWAVPAYAERLHVTESKLNRLCRRIAGKSAFDLVQDRLMLEARRKLIYIPAPVSHVAYELGFQDPAYFCRVFKRHVGVTPSAFRRTAQHAHLGDDPVKGDAVAWASDADA from the coding sequence ATGTCAGGCGCGTCATCCCGGCTGCGCGCGGCGCGCGAGACGATCCCGGAATTCTCGTTGTACGGCGAGTTGACCGAAACCGACAGCGCAGACTTCGTCCATATCGAATGGATCGAGACACGCAGCCGTCTCTACGACTGGCATATCGATACGCACCGGCATCTGGGGCTCTTTCAGGTCCTCGCGATTTTCGAAGGCACGGTCGAGGCCAACGTCGACGACGCCACGTGGGAGGTCGAGGGTCCGGCGGTCATCACGGTGCACCCGTCGGCCGTGCACAACTTCCGCTTCTCGCGCGGTGCGCACGGCTTCGTGCTCACCATGGCGCAGAGCGTGCCCTTCGACGCCGCCATCGGGGCCGACGCCGACATGACGTCGCTGCTTCGCAAACCGTGGCTGTTCGCGCTGGCCGACGCGCCGCAAACACGCGACCGCCTCTACACGCTGCTCGGTCTGATCATGGACGAGTTTTCACGCCCGCAACTGGGGCACGCGGAAATGGTCGGCTGGCTCACGCGCAGCGTGCTGCTACTGCTCGCGCGACTGCACGCGCATCACGATTCGGCCACGCGCACGGGCCGCACCGAGCTGGATCTGTTCGCCCGCTTCCGTGCGCTGGTGGAGACGCATTACACCGAAGCGTGGGCCGTCCCGGCGTATGCCGAGCGGCTGCATGTGACGGAGAGCAAACTCAATCGCCTGTGTCGGCGCATCGCGGGAAAATCGGCGTTCGATCTCGTGCAGGACCGACTGATGCTCGAAGCGCGGCGCAAGCTCATTTACATTCCCGCGCCGGTGTCCCATGTCGCATACGAACTGGGGTTTCAGGACCCGGCCTACTTTTGCCGTGTTTTCAAACGGCATGTGGGCGTCACGCCGTCCGCCTTCCGGCGAACGGCGCAACACGCGCATCTGGGCGACGACCCCGTGAAGGGCGACGCCGTCGCGTGGGCAAGCGACGCGGACGCCTGA
- a CDS encoding DUF72 domain-containing protein has product MATTRSPKAPTPAALTATAPDMPDKHIRIGVGGWNFAPWQGTFYPEKWPKRRELEYASQHLTSIEINSTFYGSQKPETFRSWFAQTPDDFVFSVKASRYATHRRVLGEAGDSIARFFDSGVLELGKKLGPVNWQFAPTKAFDAEDFEHFLSLLPTAAGGQTIRHALEVRHESFAVPEFIALARKYKAAIVLAGDARFPCIADVTAPFVYARLMGTQARYKLGYAPKEMTQWLARARVYAEGGVPKDLDTLTKAPPKVKQRDVFLYVISGFKERNPAAAMAMIEALRKR; this is encoded by the coding sequence ATGGCGACGACCCGATCCCCCAAGGCACCCACCCCGGCAGCACTGACAGCCACCGCACCGGACATGCCGGACAAGCACATTCGCATCGGCGTTGGCGGCTGGAATTTCGCCCCCTGGCAAGGCACCTTCTATCCCGAGAAGTGGCCCAAGCGCCGCGAGCTCGAATACGCCAGCCAGCACCTCACCTCCATTGAAATCAACAGCACGTTCTACGGTTCGCAGAAGCCCGAGACTTTCCGCAGTTGGTTCGCGCAAACGCCCGACGACTTCGTGTTTTCGGTCAAGGCCTCACGCTACGCCACGCATCGACGTGTGCTGGGCGAAGCGGGCGACTCCATTGCGCGCTTCTTCGATAGCGGGGTGCTGGAACTCGGCAAGAAACTCGGCCCGGTGAACTGGCAGTTTGCTCCGACGAAGGCCTTCGACGCAGAGGACTTCGAGCATTTCCTGAGCCTGCTGCCGACGGCGGCGGGCGGACAGACGATCCGCCATGCGCTCGAAGTCCGCCATGAGAGCTTTGCCGTGCCCGAGTTCATCGCGCTGGCACGCAAGTACAAGGCGGCGATCGTGCTGGCAGGGGACGCCAGGTTCCCCTGTATTGCCGACGTCACCGCACCGTTCGTGTACGCGCGTCTGATGGGCACGCAGGCGCGCTATAAGCTCGGCTACGCCCCCAAGGAGATGACGCAATGGCTCGCGCGTGCACGCGTCTATGCCGAGGGTGGCGTACCGAAGGATCTCGACACGCTCACTAAAGCGCCGCCCAAAGTCAAACAGCGTGACGTCTTCCTCTATGTCATCAGCGGCTTCAAGGAACGCAATCCGGCCGCCGCGATGGCGATGATCGAAGCGCTGCGCAAGCGCTGA
- the pobA gene encoding 4-hydroxybenzoate 3-monooxygenase, whose amino-acid sequence MRTHYPVVIVGAGPAGLLLSHLLHLKGIESIVLESRSRESVESTIRAGVLEQGTMDILNETGVGERMRREGAVHHGVELAFGGERHRIALTELTGRSITVYAQHEVIKDLIAAREAAQGEILFDVADVSVHDVDSAQPSVQFTVNGQTRRLTCDFIAGCDGFHGVCRQAMPTSVRKEYQRVYPFGWFGVLVEAPPSSDELIYAAHERGFALISTRSPTVQRMYFQCDPSERAEQWSDARIWEELHTRTESDDGWRLKEGPIFQKNVVAMRSFVATPMQYGRLFLAGDAAHIVPPTGAKGMNLAVADVWRLSRALDDFFHRDSETALQGYSEAALKRIWRAEHFSYWMTRMLHRLDDATPFEQQMQRAELEYVVSSRAASLMLAENYVGLPLV is encoded by the coding sequence ATGCGTACCCATTACCCCGTCGTCATCGTCGGTGCCGGACCCGCCGGCCTGCTGCTTTCCCACTTGCTGCACCTCAAGGGTATCGAATCGATCGTGCTCGAATCGCGCTCGCGCGAGTCGGTCGAATCGACCATTCGCGCCGGCGTGCTGGAGCAGGGCACCATGGACATCCTCAATGAGACCGGCGTGGGGGAGCGCATGCGTCGCGAAGGCGCGGTCCACCACGGCGTCGAACTCGCGTTTGGCGGCGAGCGTCATCGCATCGCGCTCACGGAGCTCACGGGGCGCTCGATCACCGTCTACGCGCAGCATGAAGTCATCAAGGATCTGATCGCCGCGCGAGAAGCCGCACAGGGCGAGATCCTCTTCGACGTGGCGGACGTTTCCGTGCACGACGTCGACAGCGCCCAGCCGAGCGTGCAGTTCACGGTGAACGGTCAGACGCGCCGGCTCACGTGTGACTTCATTGCGGGCTGCGACGGCTTCCATGGCGTGTGCCGCCAGGCGATGCCGACCTCGGTGCGCAAGGAATACCAGCGCGTGTACCCGTTCGGCTGGTTCGGCGTGCTCGTTGAGGCGCCGCCCTCGTCGGACGAACTGATCTATGCCGCACACGAACGCGGCTTCGCCCTCATCAGCACGCGCTCGCCCACGGTGCAGCGCATGTACTTCCAGTGCGACCCGAGCGAGCGCGCCGAGCAATGGAGCGACGCGCGCATTTGGGAAGAACTGCACACGCGCACGGAAAGCGACGACGGCTGGCGTCTGAAGGAGGGGCCGATCTTCCAGAAGAACGTGGTGGCGATGCGCAGCTTCGTGGCAACGCCCATGCAATACGGACGGCTGTTCCTCGCGGGGGACGCGGCGCACATCGTGCCGCCGACCGGCGCCAAGGGCATGAACCTTGCCGTGGCCGACGTGTGGCGTCTGTCGCGCGCGCTCGACGACTTCTTTCATCGCGACAGTGAAACCGCGTTGCAGGGATACTCCGAAGCCGCGCTTAAACGGATCTGGCGCGCGGAGCATTTCTCGTACTGGATGACGCGCATGCTGCACCGTCTGGACGACGCCACGCCGTTCGAGCAGCAAATGCAACGCGCGGAACTGGAATACGTGGTGAGCTCACGCGCCGCATCGCTGATGCTGGCGGAAAACTACGTCGGCTTGCCGCTCGTCTGA
- the pcaD gene encoding 3-oxoadipate enol-lactonase: MTVERLIDVGDAQLRVAIDGDDRAPALVLSNSLGTTLDMWAPQVPALSREFRVIRYDTRGHGGSSVTPGPYVIDQLGRDVLALLDALDIERASLAGVSMGGMTGMWLGIHAPQRLNRLAIVCSSAHIGAEDVWNARIRTVLAEGMGAVTDAVVSRWFTPAYAEREAAGVERMKAMFRSLAPAGYAGACAAVRDMNQLDEIAAITAPTLVVTGSGDLATPPAMSTAIVERIAGAKQVIVPGAHLSNIECAPAVTDALLSFLKAS, encoded by the coding sequence ATGACCGTAGAACGTCTGATCGACGTGGGCGATGCCCAGCTGCGTGTGGCCATCGATGGCGACGACCGCGCGCCAGCGCTCGTGCTGTCGAACTCGCTGGGCACGACGCTCGACATGTGGGCGCCGCAAGTGCCTGCGCTTTCGCGCGAATTCCGTGTGATTCGCTACGACACGCGCGGTCACGGCGGATCGTCCGTGACGCCCGGACCGTACGTCATCGACCAGCTCGGCCGCGACGTGCTCGCGCTGCTCGATGCGCTCGATATCGAGCGTGCGAGCCTCGCAGGCGTCTCGATGGGCGGCATGACCGGGATGTGGCTGGGCATTCATGCGCCGCAGCGCCTGAATCGTCTCGCTATCGTCTGTTCGTCGGCGCACATCGGTGCGGAAGATGTGTGGAACGCGCGCATCCGTACTGTGCTCGCCGAGGGCATGGGCGCCGTGACCGACGCGGTGGTGTCGCGCTGGTTTACGCCGGCGTATGCCGAGCGCGAAGCTGCCGGTGTCGAGCGCATGAAGGCCATGTTCCGCTCGCTCGCCCCGGCAGGCTACGCGGGCGCGTGTGCCGCCGTGCGCGATATGAATCAGCTCGACGAGATCGCCGCGATCACCGCGCCGACGCTGGTCGTTACGGGGTCCGGAGATCTGGCGACGCCGCCCGCCATGTCGACGGCCATCGTCGAGCGTATTGCGGGCGCGAAGCAGGTGATCGTGCCCGGCGCGCACCTGTCGAACATCGAGTGCGCGCCCGCGGTGACCGACGCGTTGCTGAGTTTCCTGAAGGCGTCATAA